From the Diospyros lotus cultivar Yz01 chromosome 13, ASM1463336v1, whole genome shotgun sequence genome, one window contains:
- the LOC127787929 gene encoding heat stress transcription factor B-3, with product MDQYCGCEEDDRKGLLEYARKASPPPFLVKTYMLVEDPATDQVISWNEDGNGFVVWQPPEFARDLLPTLFKHSNFSSFVRQLNTYGFRKVATTRWEFCNDMFRRGERGLLCQIRRRKAWTNKPRPAPIQSEPKESDEDQRSSSTSSSYGYSTLVDENRRLKRENGVLSSELSTMKRKCKELLDLVGTFANTDKDGEEDEDGAGDVDDRPMLFGVRLEVQGERERKRGRKKADISKAASLLLAQSCK from the exons ATGGATCAGTACTGTGGATGCGAGGAGGATGATCGGAAGGGTTTGTTGGAGTACGCGAGGAAGGCGTCGCCGCCGCCTTTCCTGGTGAAGACGTACATGCTGGTGGAGGATCCGGCCACCGACCAGGTCATCTCCTGGAACGAGGACGGGAACGGTTTCGTCGTCTGGCAACCGCCGGAGTTCGCCAGAGATCTCCTCCCGACGCTCTTCAAGCACAGCAACTTCTCCAGCTTCGTCAGGCAGCTCAACACTTAT GGTTTCAGAAAGGTGGCAACAACTCGGTGGGAATTTTGCAACGACATGTTCCGGAGGGGTGAAAGAGGCCTACTCTGCCAAATTCGTCGGAGAAAAGCGTGGACAAACAAGCCCCGGCCGGCACCCATCCAGTCCGAGCCCAAAGAATCTGATGAAGATCAGAGGTCATCCTCAACCTCATCGTCGTATGGTTACAGCACCCTCGTCGACGAGAACCGGCGGCTCAAGAGAGAGAATGGGGTCTTGAGCTCCGAGCTGTCGACCATGAAAAGGAAGTGCAAGGAGCTTCTTGATCTTGTGGGCACGTTCGCCAACACAGACAAAGACGGAGAAGAAGACGAGGATGGCGCCGGCGACGTCGACGATCGACCGATGTTGTTTGGTGTGAGGTTGGAAGTGCAGGGAGaaagggagaggaagagaggaagaaagaaggcAGATATCAGCAAAGCTGCCAGCCTTTTGTTAGCTCAGTCTTGCAAGTGA